The Drosophila innubila isolate TH190305 chromosome 2R unlocalized genomic scaffold, UK_Dinn_1.0 1_C_2R, whole genome shotgun sequence DNA window TGCCTACAAGAAGCAACTTTTCATGATTGACAATCTGAAGCGGCAGAATAGTTGCGTCGAGCAGGCGGTGGCCATTGGTTTTGGAGAGAAGGAGTTCAACAAGGTCCTCGAATGGAATATGTGCAGCAAAAGTACATTTTAATAACAGTCTATCACACTatcaattttatgtttaatctTTGTGCGCATTTATACTGCTTGTACTCAAAccattattatgtatttgtatataaattaaatttgatgttAGGACACGCTGAAATTCCCTCAAGCAATCTCGTTTTCAATTACAACGCTACTAATTTGATTTCTATGGCAAGTGTTAATTCAAGGCAGTGCTGCTGATTTAGACTTTTTCCGGATGGATCTGtgcttttgaaatttatttattttattattttattttattttattttaatttattaaaaatgtagtaTTTATATTAGTAAATCTTATGTTTTTAACTAAAAAgccatatacaaataatttcggaataatatttattaaaaattgtcagctttaagaaaatattatttgtctTTTTGGTTGCTTTATCGTTTTATTTGTGGTGAGTGGCATCACTGGTGGTGATTGTCAAGGGGttgcaactgtggcaactgcACTATAAAAGCTCCTGTTGTGGCAGCCATAAATCACACAAGCATCACAGCCTTCAAGgaagtaacagcaacaattccAGTCTTCGCTACAAGTCAACACCACGCCCAATAAAGACTGCAAAATGACCGCTCTACGTTGCACTCTCACCTTCCTGCTGATTACAATCATTGTGGCAACAATTCTGTTGCACAGCAGCGATGCTGCCTACAGGAAGCCACCATTCAATGGCAGCATTTTTGGGAAGCGCAACGCATTGGGTAAGTTTTATAAGTAAACAACTGCAAGATTTGTTCTTCATTCAAAATAAACTCAATCTCCAGATTATGATAATGCCAAGGCCATGAATGCTGCCTGCGAGGTGGCTGTGGAGGCGTGTCAAAGTTGGTTTCCACAGAACGATAGCAAATAGGAGCACGCCTTGAGAATGCACATTATGGGACTGATCTTCAACTTACACGCTATGAAGCAACATAACTCTAATCTTTGCTGTAACTGCCTAATCACAACCAGCGACTAACAATTATAACTTATCTTATCTtacgaaaaacaaaagcatgtataaaatgtatttagttTAGGTCATAATTCTTATCAACTTATACAATACATACTCAATAAACTTAGAGCAATGCACTTGATCCTGATTCTCTTAAACTCAACTAcagataaatatgtaaatatgtttcACATGCTTGAGATACatataa harbors:
- the LOC117784741 gene encoding neuropeptide SIFamide; translation: MTALRCTLTFLLITIIVATILLHSSDAAYRKPPFNGSIFGKRNALDYDNAKAMNAACEVAVEACQSWFPQNDSK